CCACGGTTGGCAATCGGATGTTTGACTTGGGGAAGGCCTGGCATAAGCACAGTGTCATCGCTGATCTACCCTTCCGCCAGCAATAGACGCTTTGTTTACCTGTGTCGTCGCAACCCGCGTACAGCTTCGAATTCAGGTCGCCTTTCGTGCTCTCAATCCAGTAAGGTACGGCCTCGTTTTGAATAGACTGACCGCCGTTCTATGGGTCTTCAGATGTGTGGCGTCGGGCGTCAGACAGTCTATTACCTCGGGTTTTCTCGCTAGCTTGTGGAAGAGCTTGTTGGTGATCCCCTCCCGACTCCAGCACACCAATCGATTGTAGAGACTCTTATGCGGACCATAGGCCTTCGGCGCCTTCTTCCATTGAAGGCATGCCGGATTACTTAGAGGTTCCCACTAATCATCCGCCCGCGGAATGCCGTTTGAGACAGGAACATATGGTTTAATCCTTTTGACTGCTTCCCTCTCAACAGAAACACGTTACTCATGGCCACCTCCAGCCATGGCGAACGAGATCCTGGTTGCTGAAGAATCCAAGAAACCGGACGTGTCTTGAGCCTAGTTCCTCCCTAATTGACGCCATTGTGGCGTGGGTAGGCCGGAGCGCTGTGGGGAGAAATGGACAAAGATTTTTAGACTGTTGACCTCTATTACGAGGGCAGCATTAGGCATGTCAATGGGTGGGAAGATCGGAGCCCATGCGGTGGGAGAAATTGGGGCTTTTTGACCCTACTTTCTTTCATGTCTTCTCCCTCGAAAGGATGGCTATTGTGGCAGCTTCCGCATGATACACATGTCAAGGTGCCAGTGAATGGGACTCTCGAATAAACTGCCTCATCGTTGATGGAGGAAATAGCCATGCCGGACACGCTGCGGGACTTTTCAACTTATACCGCGGTCTCCCACCTTGATCCCACAATGCTGCACCAGGTTGTTCTGATGAAAAATCACGATGTGCAGTCCACCAACATGGACGATGAGACGGTACTCTTGGATCTCAGTACTGGCCGCTACTATACCCTTAACCGGTTAGGGAGCCTGATTTGGGACCTCTGTACCGGTAACCAGACTATCGGCGACATTCATACTGCCATCTGTGACCGTTTTGACGTCGTTCCTGAGCGAGCCCTTGACGACCTCGTCACCCTGGTCAATCAGCTGACTCAGGAGGGGCTACTTCAACAAGAAAGGAGGTGAAACGACATGACGAAAGAGATGTATGTGCAGCCGGCGGTTACTAAGCACGAGCTCTTGCGGGATATTACCGCTAAGAGGTCTGGTTCTGGTGGTGGGAGTCCTATCATCGGTGGTGCGCATTCTGGCTTCGGTGGCGGGCGTATAGCTCACCATTACAATCAGTTCGCCCATAGACCTCAATAGAGGCTATAGGGGTGGCGTTCATCCAGTTGTCCGATGGGCTGGTTGGTCTACGAATCAGCCAGCCCACCTTCTAATTCGTTTTGGGGAGAAGTAGTGGTGAGGAATAGATGACGATGAACATAGTTGAACGGCCTCTTACCGAGTCTCTTTTTTCACTACATGGTACACAGGTACGATATGTCACAGCGTCTTCTGTCCTTGCCGCCCCAGTGAATGAATTTCTGAGACATTTTCGGCAAGAGGCCCTTCATCCGTCCATTCCGCTTACCGTATGTTTCCAGGCCGTTAGATATCGAGCTGAGATCCCACTGACAGTCTCCTCTTCGGCACGTCAACTAGCTGTCAAAATGGGAGCAGCAGGTGAAGATGGCCAAGAGACTGATTTGCCGTATGAGGTGATTCGTGATGGTGAGCGGTTAATCGTCGACTTTGTCAATGTGGGAACCTTGGTAGTTGATAACGCACAGGGGAGAGTCGATGGCTATTTGATCAACCCTCAGATGATGCCGGACAGTTTGATCGAGTATTTGTTCCATCTCGCCTTGACGGAGCTCTTGCGACATCGTGGACTCTACACCATTCATGCTACGGCTCTGGAGAAGAATGGTAGAGGAGTCTTGATTCCTGGTAATAGTGGGCGTGGGAAGACAACATCGTTCATTTCATTGCTTCGGTCGGGCTACCGCTATCTTTCGGATGATCATCCCTTGCTTCGAGATGCCGGAACACATATCGATCTACTTCCTTTTCCGATCAAGATCAATGTGACCGAACAGACCGTGGGGTTTTTCCCGGAGCTGCGCACTGCACCGGCTCAGGTGCTTCAATCTCGGTTCCCAAAGCGAGCCTTTCATGCGAAGGATCTCTATCCCACTTCGATCGGGGAGTGTTGCCAACCAGCGCTCGTGCTGTTCCCTCACGTGATTAACGCATCTCACAGCCATCTAGAATTGCTTTCCAAGAGTCGCGCGTTAGAGATGCTCCTGCCCCAAGCTCTATTGGTTTATGACTCAGAGGTTGCGAAACGAGAGTTTCAGGTCTTGGCGAAACTTATCAAGCAGGTGGATTGTTATCGCTTGCACTTTGGTCGGGACATCCTGGAGCTTCCTCAACTCATCACACCATTGCTTTAGGAGGGGACGCGATGCCAAGCGACTCCAATACGAGGCAGATTCCGTTGGGCTTGGAAGCGGAACTGCTTGTCTGGTGCGCACGGATAGGAATGCCCCAAGATCTCACGGCGCGAATTCGTCGAAGAGTTCAGGAATCAGTCGACTGGCCGGCCCTCCTTGAGTTGGCCGAATACCATGGTGTGGAGCCATTATTGTATGCAAGTCTCTCCAAGGTCGCGTCTGATCTTGTCCCTGCCGAATTCTTAATCCGATTGCGGCAGAAGGTCCAAGTTGGGGGCCTGCTGAATCGGTATCTGGCACAGGAGCTTAGCAAGTTGTGCGACGAATTTGCCCTACGGGGAGTCCCCGTTATCCCGATCAAAGGAGCCACCCTCGCGACGGTGGCTTATGGTGATCTTAGTCTTCGTGACTTTACCGATCTTGATTTGCTTGTTCCAGAATCATCCGTTGGGGAGGCTCGGGCGTTTCTCACGAAGATTGGCTACGAGCGTAGAGATATGGTTGATGCGCAAAGTGCCGAACACGATGATGGTCCGCATCAGGTATTTGTAAAAAGACGAACGCTCTATCGGGTCGACCTTCAATGGGTGATGTCTCATCCTCATTTCACATTCAGATTAGATCGCCCAGAGTTCTGGGCTCGACGGGTTTCAGTAGCCTTTGAGAATCGGACGGTCCCTGGATTGGCACCGGAAGATTTACTTATCGTGCTCTGTGTACATGGGTCGAAACATGCATGGGAGCACCTGAAATGGGTCTGTGATGTGGCGGAACTCCTTCGCACTCATCCGAACCTGGACTGGACCTCTGTCCTGTCCAGTTCATCAGCATGGGGATGCCAGCGGTTGGTCATGATGGGTCTGTCGATTGCTCATCGACTCCTGGATGCCCCTCTTCCTGACGTGGTTCTGGCACGGATTCAAAGGGAGGTAGAGATAGAGGTCCTTTCACAGCGTATGCCAGCCACGTTACTGAAAGATGGTGGGGAAGGAGTTTGGGAAGAGCAGTCGGCTGCCCTCTACTTTTCGTTGAAAGATTCATGGTGGGAGCGCTGGTGCTTTGGTCTTCGACTGTGTCGGCTTCAGAGCCCTGTGGTCATGAATCCTCCGACTTGGTTTCGCTGGCGCAACTCCTTGTTACGTCTTGCACGTCTCATTCAACCGATGCATCGAAAGATGAAGCGGTTCCTTTCTCCAAGAATCCGAGGGACTCTCAATCGATGGGTGCCTCATAGTGCCTAGGTTTGTGAAGCAGAGATCTCTGTAAAAGTCATCTAGTTGCTTCCAGTGCTCCAGAGGATGATACGCCGGAGTTCGTTAGCACGTTGTGTAGTCATCGCTTAGGGTAGGGTCTGCTACACCGAAAATTGACACGATGGTACAGGTGGACAAATATCGCAGTGTGCTCCAGACCGGCCTGTTGGTTCTATGGGTTCGGCTTCTTTTGCGTCTGACAAGTTTGCCAGTCGTGCTCAATCAATTGAGTCGTGGTTCAAGGATGGGTAGTCCTGACGATGCCGAGATGAAGAAGATGGCGTACTACGTAGATCGGTGGCTCCGGCTATTCCCGTACAATCAAGAAGGGAATTGCTTCCCCCGATCCTTGGCGCTGTATCGGTTAGCTCGACGTCGGGGATTTCCGGTACGGTTTCATTGTGGAGTCAAAAAAGGTGTTTCTGGTCTGGAAGGCCATGCTTGGCTGACACTTGAATCAAAGACGGTTTATGAACCGGGCGCGTTCTGGCGAGATTTCACGGTCACTTTTTCCTATCCGCCTGACTCAGTCACACACTCGGAGGTCTTGGGTCTCGGAGTGCAAGCTTGCAACCGATGGGCTCATAAACAGGAGTGTTAGGGGGTATTGTCAATCATGACTACGATGCTGAATCGTATCGGGCCTTTCTTGCAGACGGTCGGGCGGGCACTATCGTTCGTGTGGCAGAGCAGTCCAAGTTTGGCTACCGCGAGTGTCGTGGTACGCGTCATTCAGGGGCTCCTTCCACTCGTGGCGTTGTATTTGACGAAGCTTTTGATCGATGCCGTGACTGAAGGACTGAAGACGACTTGGGATGATGCTTCGTTGACCCACATCCTTGCGATTCTCGGCGGTGTAACCGGTGTGGCGTTGATTAGTGCTCTCCTCACCGCTGTCGCTGGGCTGGTTTCAAAAATACAATCAGAAGTCGTCACTGATCATATGTACGCAATCCTTCAAACTAAGTCGGTTGAAGTCGACCTGGAGTATTATGAGAATGCACGCTATCAAGATACCTTACATCTGGCACAGCAAGAAGCGCCTTATCGACCGACCGCCATTCTCAATGCGCTACTCCAGATGGGGCAAAACACCATTTCCTTGCTTACAATGGCGGTCCTACTGTGGTGGATGCATTGGGGTGTGATCCCAATCCTGATCCTGACGGCCATTCCCTATTTCCTTGCTAAGCTAAGACAGTCCAATCAACTCTATGTGTGGGAACGAGAGCGGGCACCGCTTGACCGAAAGGCTTGGTACGTCAATATGCTGCTGACCCAAGCCGGTGCGGCAAAGGAGGTTCGGCTATTCGATCTCGGACGTCGCTTGCAGCAGTGGTTTGCTGACGCACGATTGGTATTGCGTCAAGAACGAATCGCGTTAGAACGACGATGGATGTTCTCAGGACTTGTCGCACAGATCATCGGTGTCGCCGGGGCTTTCGGGGTCTGTAGTGTGCTGGTCGTGAGAACCATTGACGGACTATTGACCATAGGTGACCTCGTCATCTGTCTCCAAGCCGTACAACGGGCTTCAGGATTCCTCGAAGGCCTTGGGCAGAGCGTGTCCAGCTTATATGAAAGCAATCTTTTTCTCGCCACGCTGGGCGAGTTTTTGGGGCTGCAATCGCGATTGAGAACGTCAGCATGTCCCAAAGCGTTTCCTCGCCCAATTACCGAAGGGGTGGTGTTCGAGCACGTGTCGTTCCAATACCCACATGAAGAACGCGTGGCGATTCGAGACTTCACCTTTTCGATCAAACCCGGCGAGCGTGTCGCATTTGTTGGAGCGAATGGTGCGGGAAAGACGACACTGGTGAAGCTCTTATGTCGTCTGTACGATCCATCAGGAGGGCGTATCCTGATTGATGGAACGGATCTTTGTCACTATGATATCACTGATGTGCGAGGTGCGGTCAGCGGAATCTTTCAGGACTTTGTGAAGTTTCAGTTGTCCGCGAAAGACAATATCGCACTAGGTGTCAGGGCTTCTGGGGTTGACCCGTTCGCTATCGTTCAGGCAGCGAAACAGGCTGGAGTTCATGAAACCATTGAACGATTACCGAAGGGGTATGAGTCATTACTCGGCAAGCTCTTCGATGGGGGACATGAGCTGAGCATCGGTGAATGGCAAAAAGTAGCTCTCGCTAGGGCAATCCTGCGAGATTCACAAATTCTTATTCTCGATGAGCCCACCAGCGCGATGGATGCCAAAGCAGAAGCAGAACTGTTCGAACGGTTTCATGAACTTGCTCAGGGACGGACGGCGATCTTAATCAGCCATCGGTTGTCGACGGTCAAGATGGCGGACCGAATCTTCGTGGTAGATCATGGGCAAATTGTGGAACAAGGGACACATGACGAATTGATGGCACAGCAAGGCCTCTACAATAACCTCTTTCTCACTCAAGCTCAGCACTACCAGTACCAATGATATCGTACAGCCGATAACTCGGCACTAACGGCACAGTCATTTCATATTGCCAGACTTATTGATGCGTAGATTCGGTGGTAGCCCGATCGGCTCAAAATTCTTCAACAACGGAACATTATCTTTCTTCACCCACATGATGTCGTGATTATACGAATCGCGAGGGCCCGAGCCACCTGTGAAGGTCTTGCCGTCCGGTGTAAAGGTCCAGCACATATCTTCATCGGCCGTGTTGATGGTATCGCTGAGGTTCAATGGCTCCTGCCATTCACCCCGTGGGCTTTAGTAGGAGATCCACATATCATGGCCTCCTCAAGACCCCATGTCCGGGCGTGTACTAGTGATAATGAGGCTCTTCCCGTCCTTTGAGAGGCCAGTCCAGTGCATGTGGTCGCGGTAGGGTGAATTGATGCGTGGTCCTAAGCTCTCCGGTTTCTGCCGGATTCCGTCTTTCTTCTCGACTTTCCAGATGTCGCTGTCATGGGTGACTCCAGGCTGCTGATAGTTGAAGTAAATGAGGCCATCGGAAGCAATGATCGGACAGTGCTCTGGGTGACGCCCGCTTTAGTCAGCTTTGCATGTGGCATTACGGCTGTAGCTTATTCGGTTGCAGCCCCACAACAAGTGCGTCATGCATGTCTTGTGGTAGAGATATCACCCCTTTGACAACACCAGGTCCACCGTGTCGCCAGTGAACGGTGAAGGTTCGGGTTGGAGTCTCACTTGGCAACATATACTCAGCTATTTGGAACGCGGCTTCTGTCCCACCATCAACGAGCGTGAGGGAGGCGAGTAGCCTGATTACTGGCCCGAGTTCCTTGAGGGTGATGGTGACCATCCTGTTGAAACGACCATGAGTTGAAGCCACTTCTGCTCCCACCTCGGCTGGAGTGAGGTTGGGCAGGCGACGAAGGTCAGAGCTGGCGAAGCAACCAGAAGTTTGTAGAAACTCTTTTAGTCCAGCTTCGGCGGCAACCTCGCGCTTCGGCACATCTTTCTGAGCCGGGCGCCACTGGGGTGTCCAGAGAACGAGTGCTGAAGCTGCGTTGTCGCACACTGGAGTCTGAGGTGATGGTGAGATATCAACTTCCGTAGTCGCATAACCAACCAGTATAGCAGCGACAACCAATACAGCCAGTGAAGATACCAAGATTAATTGGCTGCGCATCGGTGACATCGAATGCTCTCTGCGAAGTGTGCGATCAGGAATGTGCTTTGCCAGTGTTGGTTCTCAGTAGGAGAGTGGGGAGACCATGGAGGTACGGTTGCGGTTAGCCGATGTCTTCGTCCGAGCTTTTCCGAAGCTTTCTGCGGATGTCAGCGAATGATTTTGTCAGAGAGCTGTCGGGGGAAGTTCGAGTAGCACGGTGCATGGACTTTTTAGTGGCACAAAACCGGCCCACGTCAATCCAGGCTTCGCATCCGATGCAGATCGGTTCTGTCAGGAGGTGACGATCGTTTGAATTGTTGAAGAGGAAAGTCATCTCATCCTTTACTGACTTGAAGAACCTTACCGTGTAGTTTCTTTTCTGCCCATTCCTCGCTCGTAGGTATGACCCCTTTGGGCTTCATCGAATGCATCCACCCCGGTGAGCTGTGCGTGGACTCTCGTCTCGTGAATGCCGGTCTAACTCTGGGCTTCAAAACTGTAACAGCAAGGACAATGCCACGTGCCGTGCTTTGTTTATCGGTCTGATTTTCAAAGGGAATGGTGACTTCCTGAAAATTCTTGATGCTGTGTCCCTGTATCCAGAAGGATGCAGATCTGTATCCTAACGTGCGTGGAGGAGGGGCGATGCAGGTAGCTGAAAGGATGGCAGGGAGCTAGATCTCTCCAGCATTCACTTGTCGAACGCGCTCGGCGGGGACGCTGAGAGCAGCCAAGAGGTAATCTTTCAATTCGTTGCTGTACGGTTGGACGGCAAGGGCCCGTTGCATACAAAGAAGCCAGGCATCACGCTCCTCATATCCGATTGGGAACCGTTTATGCGCTCCGGGAATGCTGATCGGCCCGTAGTGCTGCTGAAAAAGCCTTGGCCCCCCCAGCCAGCCACAGAGAAAGTACGTCAATTTCTTGCGTGATTCTGTGAGGTCAGGTGGGTGCATGTTCCGGATGCCTTTGGCTTCCGGCAAGCTATCCATGTTGGCGTAAAACTCATCGACCAGGCGAGTGATTCCGGCCAGCTCACCAGCTGCGTGATACGGAGTGCTGTGGACACTGTCTTCTCGTTCATTGATGGACATAGGTGTTCAGGCGTGTCGATGGAGAAGGCCGTTACTGCCTGGTGTAAAAAGGCAGAGAATGGATGGTTGCCGGGTGCTTGCTACCCCCGCACTCCACGCTGAGTTTTGTTCCTGCTGAGCTGAAGTCCCGCAGCGGAAATCCAAACGCGATGGTCTTGTTGACCTGAAGAGAATGGACGGCGCTGCTGACCCAGCCGACTTCACGATCGCCGCTGTAGAGTTTGGCTCCATGGGGCGGCATGACGGAATCATCCAAGACAAGCCCCACGAGTTTGCGGCGTACAGTGCCATAGGTATCCATGCGCGCGACAACTTCTTGCCCTGGATAGCACCCTTTGTTGAGGCTGAACGCTTTGTTTTCAAGGTTGGCCTCGGGCGGAACGATCTCCTCGTTCAGATCAGGTCCAGCCTTCGGGAGACCGGCTTCCATGCGCAAGGCTTCTCGAGCCTGGGTTCCGATGGCCCTGACTCCAAACTTGGCCCCGGCTTCCATGGCAGTGGTCCATGCGGTCATCAAGCTGTCAGCAGGAAGCAGTATTTCGATATCGATTTCTCCCGTTTCTTCGGTCCGTAGTACCAAGGCTTGATGTCCGCCGATTTGTGCTGTGACAAAATCGACTGGCCTCATGTCTATGACATCTACACCAAATGCGGACTGAATGACCTGAGCAGCTTTCGGTCCACTGATCAACAAGAGCCCCCACGTTTCGGCGCAGTCTTCCATCTTGGCCTTGGTACCGTAGAGCAGGAACTTGCGTAATGTTTGGAACGAGGTTTGACCGATTTCTCCGACATCCTCCAGCATCACGGCGTCTGCCTGTATGTAGAGGCGGAAGTACGTCAGCATCTTGCCTTTGTGGGTTAACAAGCTGGAGTAGCGGCCTTGTCCTGGGTGTAGTGGAAGAATGTCGTTACTGATAATGCTCTGGAGCCACTTCACCCGATCCTCACCTATGACACGGAGCTTGCCACGATGAGAGAGGTCGGCTATCCCCACTGCGTGGCGGACGGCACGATGTTCTGCAGCTACGTCCCCATAGTGTATGGGCATCTCCCAGCCAGTGACCTCTTCAAAGGTCGCACCAAGTTGGGTATGTTGTTGGTGAAGGCGTGAGTATTTCATATTCAGTCTGAAGCTCTAAAAGTCGTCAAGTCAAAGGTAGCAGACTTCAAAGACTTTCCGACGTGATGATATGGTTGTTCATGACTTCTTTTACCAGTTCTCTTGTCCGAGCAGAAAACTCATTGCGGGAGACGATCTTCGTCACACCGAGCGCCTTAGCACGGTGCCAGGTTTCGACTTCTTCGTGATTGGCAAATGCCAGTGTTGGAATGCCTGTGAGCCGTGGATCCGTCTTGAGCTGTTCTAATGCGAGAAAGGCATTGAGGGTCAAGTCGTTCATATTGAAGATGATGGCACCAGGGCTCAACGCAAGGGCCTTATCGATAATGTCCTGTTGCGCACGAGCTTTTTCAAGCTGATAGTCCGGTTGACGCAACGCGTCCCGGACTTTGGTATAGAAGAAGAGATCAGTTACGGCGACAAGAATGGTACTCTGGTTTGCTTGGCTCATGTGGTGTATCTGGTATTTTGCTGGATTGGCTCTCAATAATAAGAAACAAGACGAACGATAAGGACCACACGCTCCGTCAATTAAGTGAACTCACCAATCGTCCAAGTGCCTTTCTGGCAAGTGCATAATCAGGGTCCAAGGTGAGTGCTGCCTTATACGAATCGATGGCTTCCGTCCAGTTCCCTTTTCGCTCGTACACGCGGCCAAGATTGAGGTGGGGATAGGCAGG
This genomic interval from Nitrospira sp. contains the following:
- a CDS encoding PqqD family protein, which gives rise to MPDTLRDFSTYTAVSHLDPTMLHQVVLMKNHDVQSTNMDDETVLLDLSTGRYYTLNRLGSLIWDLCTGNQTIGDIHTAICDRFDVVPERALDDLVTLVNQLTQEGLLQQERR
- a CDS encoding nucleotidyltransferase family protein; this translates as MPSDSNTRQIPLGLEAELLVWCARIGMPQDLTARIRRRVQESVDWPALLELAEYHGVEPLLYASLSKVASDLVPAEFLIRLRQKVQVGGLLNRYLAQELSKLCDEFALRGVPVIPIKGATLATVAYGDLSLRDFTDLDLLVPESSVGEARAFLTKIGYERRDMVDAQSAEHDDGPHQVFVKRRTLYRVDLQWVMSHPHFTFRLDRPEFWARRVSVAFENRTVPGLAPEDLLIVLCVHGSKHAWEHLKWVCDVAELLRTHPNLDWTSVLSSSSAWGCQRLVMMGLSIAHRLLDAPLPDVVLARIQREVEIEVLSQRMPATLLKDGGEGVWEEQSAALYFSLKDSWWERWCFGLRLCRLQSPVVMNPPTWFRWRNSLLRLARLIQPMHRKMKRFLSPRIRGTLNRWVPHSA
- a CDS encoding lasso peptide biosynthesis B2 protein; this encodes MVQVDKYRSVLQTGLLVLWVRLLLRLTSLPVVLNQLSRGSRMGSPDDAEMKKMAYYVDRWLRLFPYNQEGNCFPRSLALYRLARRRGFPVRFHCGVKKGVSGLEGHAWLTLESKTVYEPGAFWRDFTVTFSYPPDSVTHSEVLGLGVQACNRWAHKQEC
- a CDS encoding ABC transporter ATP-binding protein yields the protein MTTMLNRIGPFLQTVGRALSFVWQSSPSLATASVVVRVIQGLLPLVALYLTKLLIDAVTEGLKTTWDDASLTHILAILGGVTGVALISALLTAVAGLVSKIQSEVVTDHMYAILQTKSVEVDLEYYENARYQDTLHLAQQEAPYRPTAILNALLQMGQNTISLLTMAVLLWWMHWGVIPILILTAIPYFLAKLRQSNQLYVWERERAPLDRKAWYVNMLLTQAGAAKEVRLFDLGRRLQQWFADARLVLRQERIALERRWMFSGLVAQIIGVAGAFGVCSVLVVRTIDGLLTIGDLVICLQAVQRASGFLEGLGQSVSSLYESNLFLATLGEFLGLQSRLRTSACPKAFPRPITEGVVFEHVSFQYPHEERVAIRDFTFSIKPGERVAFVGANGAGKTTLVKLLCRLYDPSGGRILIDGTDLCHYDITDVRGAVSGIFQDFVKFQLSAKDNIALGVRASGVDPFAIVQAAKQAGVHETIERLPKGYESLLGKLFDGGHELSIGEWQKVALARAILRDSQILILDEPTSAMDAKAEAELFERFHELAQGRTAILISHRLSTVKMADRIFVVDHGQIVEQGTHDELMAQQGLYNNLFLTQAQHYQYQ
- a CDS encoding PD40 domain-containing protein; translation: MHWTGLSKDGKSLIITSTRPDMGS
- a CDS encoding group II truncated hemoglobin, with amino-acid sequence MSINEREDSVHSTPYHAAGELAGITRLVDEFYANMDSLPEAKGIRNMHPPDLTESRKKLTYFLCGWLGGPRLFQQHYGPISIPGAHKRFPIGYEERDAWLLCMQRALAVQPYSNELKDYLLAALSVPAERVRQVNAGEI
- a CDS encoding aminomethyltransferase family protein, whose amino-acid sequence is MKYSRLHQQHTQLGATFEEVTGWEMPIHYGDVAAEHRAVRHAVGIADLSHRGKLRVIGEDRVKWLQSIISNDILPLHPGQGRYSSLLTHKGKMLTYFRLYIQADAVMLEDVGEIGQTSFQTLRKFLLYGTKAKMEDCAETWGLLLISGPKAAQVIQSAFGVDVIDMRPVDFVTAQIGGHQALVLRTEETGEIDIEILLPADSLMTAWTTAMEAGAKFGVRAIGTQAREALRMEAGLPKAGPDLNEEIVPPEANLENKAFSLNKGCYPGQEVVARMDTYGTVRRKLVGLVLDDSVMPPHGAKLYSGDREVGWVSSAVHSLQVNKTIAFGFPLRDFSSAGTKLSVECGGSKHPATIHSLPFYTRQ
- a CDS encoding histidine kinase, which encodes MSQANQSTILVAVTDLFFYTKVRDALRQPDYQLEKARAQQDIIDKALALSPGAIIFNMNDLTLNAFLALEQLKTDPRLTGIPTLAFANHEEVETWHRAKALGVTKIVSRNEFSARTRELVKEVMNNHIITSESL